A segment of the Vicinamibacteria bacterium genome:
GTCCTGGATGACCCCACCCCCTTCGCCGTTGGACTTGAAGGCCTCGGGAAGGCCGAGCATGTCAACGAGCCAGTCGAGAACGTGCGTTTCTAGCTCGGTGCAGGCTGGGCTGGTAGCCCAGATCATGCCCTGGACGCCGAGCCCGGCGGAGAGGAGCTCACCCAGAACGGCTGGAGGCGAAGAGTTCGACGGGAAGTAGGCGAAGAAGTTGGGCGACTGCCAGTGGGTGATACCGGGCAACAGAATGTCGTCGAGATCCTTGACGATCGAATCGAATGCTTCCCCTTTTTCCGGAGCGTTGTGGGGGAGTTTCGCGCGTATCTCGCCGGGCTGGACACGGGAGAGAACCGGTAACGATTCCACTCGCTCATGGTAGTCCGCGATCCAGTCGATGAGGGCATAACCGGCGCGGCGGAACTCGTCCGGTTTCATGTGGTAGCTCATGACTCCTCGTCAGCGAGTCGCAAAAAGATGGCGTTCCCCATCGTCCAGACTCATGCCGAGCGTTTCGACGAATCGGTGCGCGCCCTCGTCGTCGGGAGGGACGAAGGCGATGACGCGTTCGACGCCTATCCGCTCGCGAGCATGGTGGAGGATGGCGGTGGCGACTTCGGTGCCGAGGCCGTGGCCGCGGTAGGGAACGTCGATCAGGCACCAGAGCTCGGGATCGGACTCCGACTCTCGCCGAAGTCCGGCGTAGCCGAGAACCATTCCCGACTCCCGATGAACCGCGGCCCAGACGCCGAGTCCGTGCTCGCGGTAGCTGTCGCGCTGGGCCAGGATGAAGGCGCGAGCGCTCGGCGGCGACAACTTGTCGCTTGCTCCGGCATTCGCCAAGACCGTCTCGAGTGGCTCGACGTCGTTGAGGAGTAGCTCGCGGAGAAACACGCGCTCCGTCTCGAGTACGAGCGACATCGCGGCGTGAGTGTACCTTATTTGTTCTTGAGGAGATATTTCGCGATCGTCTGGAGCTGCATGTTCGACGTCCCCTCGTAGATCTTTCCGATCTTGGCATCGCGCCAATATTTCTCGACGGGGAAGTCTTTCGTATAACCGTATCCGCCGTACAGCTCCACCGCGCGCGAGGTGACTCGCTCGGCCATTTCTGAGGAGAAGAGCTTAGCCATCGCCGCTTCCACTAGAAACGGCCGTCCGGCATCACGGAGTCGGGCCGCGTTGTAGACCAGGAGCCGGGCGGCTTCGAGCTCGGTCGCAGCCTCCGCGATCTGGAACTGGACTCCCTGGAAGTCGGCGATCGGCTGGCCGAATGCGCGGCGCTCCTTTGCATAGCTCATGGCGTAATCGAGAGCACCGGAGGCAATCCCGATCATCTGGCCGCCGATTCCGATACGGCCTTCGTTCAGCGTCTCGATGGCGATCTTGTAACCCTTGCCCACTTCCCCGAGAACGTTCGAGCGGGGCACGGGGCAGTCGTTGAACAGTAGCTCGTTGGTGCTGGACGCGCGAATCCCGAGCTTGTCCTCCTTTTTTCCAACGGCAAAACCTTCGAGATCTCGCTCCACCAAGAAGGCGGTGATCCCTTTGTAGCCCGCGCGCGGGTCGACCGTAGCAAAGACGATGAATAGACCCGCTTCGGCGCCGTTGGTAATCCAGAGCTTGGTGCCGGTCAGACGAAACAAGTCGCCGTCCTCGACGGCGCGGCACGTCAGGGCAAAGGCGTCGCTTCCCGAGTCGGGCTCAGAAAGAGCATAGGCCCCAACCGTGTCTCGAGCCAATCGCGGAAGCAAGCGCTTTTTCTGCTCATCGTTCGCCCAGCGAAGGAGCGCGTTGTTCACCAGCGTGTTCTGAACGTCGACCAGAACGCCGAGCGACGCGTCCACGCGGGAAATCTCCTCGACGGCCAAAAGCGACATGAAGAAACTGGAACCGGCGCCGCCATGGCTCTCGGGGATCTCGATGCCCATGACGCCGAGCTCGAA
Coding sequences within it:
- a CDS encoding GNAT family N-acetyltransferase, whose product is MSLVLETERVFLRELLLNDVEPLETVLANAGASDKLSPPSARAFILAQRDSYREHGLGVWAAVHRESGMVLGYAGLRRESESDPELWCLIDVPYRGHGLGTEVATAILHHARERIGVERVIAFVPPDDEGAHRFVETLGMSLDDGERHLFATR
- a CDS encoding acyl-CoA dehydrogenase family protein, with translation MTTDVQTRPDGLTVLAEEEDLFRRSVRDFAESEIRPHVSRMDREMRIEPSLIPKLFELGVMGIEIPESHGGAGSSFFMSLLAVEEISRVDASLGVLVDVQNTLVNNALLRWANDEQKKRLLPRLARDTVGAYALSEPDSGSDAFALTCRAVEDGDLFRLTGTKLWITNGAEAGLFIVFATVDPRAGYKGITAFLVERDLEGFAVGKKEDKLGIRASSTNELLFNDCPVPRSNVLGEVGKGYKIAIETLNEGRIGIGGQMIGIASGALDYAMSYAKERRAFGQPIADFQGVQFQIAEAATELEAARLLVYNAARLRDAGRPFLVEAAMAKLFSSEMAERVTSRAVELYGGYGYTKDFPVEKYWRDAKIGKIYEGTSNMQLQTIAKYLLKNK